In Mus musculus strain C57BL/6J chromosome 15, GRCm38.p6 C57BL/6J, the genomic stretch GCAGCGCTAAGAGCTGGGGCCTTGGGCGGGGTCAGAGGTTTCAGTTTCTCTTAGAGGTCGGCTCTACCAAGACTTGTCAATCAGCAGCTGTGCTCTGATCGTCCTATCGAATCTCACAGTTGAGAGCACTGCTCTCCCCATTTCACAGCCAAGTGAATTGAGACTTGGGGAGGGGCGCTAGCGAGGTGTCctgaatgtaaaagaagaaacagCCTCATTTCCAGGTCGGTCTGACCACCTGGCCATGAAGTTCTGGAACAGAGGGGTGGGGCAGTTTTGATTTCTGGCTAGTGCCCCAGACAGGCTCTGGGAGTCTGGTGGCCCTCCTGGGGTTGGGAGGAGGATGAACagggtgtgtatgcacatgcgcaAGTCTGCTTTCTACTGAGGGTAGGCCTACTGAGGGGTGGGCTATGCTGCTGGGGGCGTGGTCTGTGGGGCccctgctgtggtgtgtgtgtgtgtgtgtgtgtgtgtgtgtgagtgagatgACCTGGCTCTGTTGCCTGGGGGTGTGGTCTGTGGGGCccctgctgtggtgtgtgtgtgtgtgtgtgtgtgtgtgtgtgagtgtgtgatgacCTGGCTCTGTTGCCTGGGCTTCCACGGCCTCCGCACATCCTGCCACCTCCCTACCGGCCTTTCCTGGCGTCAGCAGCCTCCCCTTCCCTGTTAGGGAACAGAGGGATGTTGGGGGAGGAGTTGAGGCAGTGTCCTGGTGTTGGGGGGGAGGTGGTTGCCTGGCTCAGTGGACGCCTACCAGATGCTAAACTGGGTGCTTTCATAGTACCAGATATAAAGTTGAATGAGCATCCCCACTGGACGGTTGGGGAAACTGAGTGCAGAAATGAAGTATAGCCTTGGCTAGGCCAAAATTTATGTCTCAGTCAGTCTCAGTTTGCTTTCTAAGGAGAGATAAGAAATGTACACAGTTGCCACTCCCAGGAAGCACACACTAAGCAAGGGTGAGTCTACTAAGCACCTCATGTGTGCCTGTATCCTGAGCGAGGGGTGGCCAGGAGGAGGGATAGCACATCCCTGCTGGTGGGAGGAGAGCTTCCTGAGGGAGTTATCCTCTGCTCGCAGGACTTGGTCAGATGGTGGTGGGTTGTGGAGGAAGGGGTGTGTATGTAGATCAAGGCTAGTGGGCAAATCATGGATGCTGAAAGCTTAGTGTCTGGGGAAGGACCAGACCACGAGCTGTGGGTACTCCTGAGTGGCTTGAAGCAGGGAAGAGGCTTGTGGTCACCCTTCACGGTGCGCACTGGGCTTTTCCTGGGTACCATTCAGACTTGGGCCTGTTTCAGGTCCTCCCAGTCTTCACACTCTGTTCATGTCTGCcatccgtctctctctctctctctctctctctcacacacacacacacacacatacacacacacatgtgtgcacgcatgcacacacagctcCTAGCTGAGTAGTGTTCTGTACAGAGCAAGTGGCGCAGGGCTGGGCTGGGTAAGAAGGCCTTCGGGGAGCCAGTGGATCTCGGTTGACCTAGAATCCAGAGCCTCTTTCTCTTGAGCCTGGCCAAACTGTGTTAAGGAGCCTCGTTCTGCAGCCACTGCTGGGCATCAAATTATATCCTTGTTCTGCTTGTCTACTGTCTGTCTTCTAAGTACCTGGTGCTTTTAGGACTGCTGGGGACTCTGACCCTCTGTCTTGTAAGGAGTCAGCCcacctggaagaaaaaaaaaagtgaaagtgtTTAAGGCAGCAGGGGGCCTCGGCTAGGGGCAGCAGGCAAGGCAGAGGGTCCAATGGGTAAGTTCTGAGAAGAAGCCTCAGAGATGCAGTTAAGCAGGTCTGGACGCATGAGCAGGGACTTGGCTTAGTCAGCCGAGGAGGATGCCTGGTATTTCATGTTAAGGACATGGCAGATGTAAAGGACTCAGAGGGAGGTGTCCTTGTGTGTTGGGGATCTGTGAGCACCGTGTGTCGAAAGGCAGACTTGCAGGAGAGATTTTGATGACCCCACAGAAAGGGTCCTCTTGGTTGTCCGGGCGTAGAAGGGGCTGCAGCTAGGGCTGAGGTGACAGGCAGGCATGACCTGTGATACTGGTTGAGGAGAGGGTGTTCCTCATCCTGGGCTTGCTGGTGGAGAATGGGCCTCTGAGCCTGAGGAGCTGCGGAGGTGGTGGCCCTCCGGATGCAGCTCGTCCGTGTTTTTCCAATTGTACCTGAGTGCAtgcgagtgtgtgtgtttctgtctgtctgtctgtggatgCACACTTCTGGAGGAAGCTAGAGGTTGGCTTTGGGTATGTCTTTCTCTTCactgtatttttaaagacaggatctctctgtgcaTCTTTAGCTTTCCAGTTTAGTTTGGCCAACAGCAAACCGAATGGCTCCTGAGTCTGCGTTTCTGCACTGGGATCATAGGCATGTCCCATCGAATCCAGCTTTTGATATGGGTGCTAGGGGGTCGTAGCTTGGGTCCACGTGCTTGTGTGGAGTATGCTTTGCTGGCTGAACCACCTCCCTGGTTCTTGTGAGATATTTTAACCCTGCCCCTAGGTTCCCCTCCCAGAAGGATGGGACACTCACTCTGCTGGTCTTCTTTCCCTCAAGTTGCTAGCTAGGTCACACCAGATCTGACATGCCTTCGTTGTTACTGGTCTTGAGTCACCTGGCTGCCCAGACTGTGGTACATTCTATCCCTCTGGAAGACTGAGGCTGGGGCAGAACCCGTGGTCATCTGCCACATATGATCCAGAAGCTGGAGGGGGCCACACATGTCACAAAGGGAGATGGTTGTTGCTATTATGTATACTTGGTATGCAGCATTCTGCATCCCTGTCACTGTGCCTGGTGACCTTCTCCTTCGGATTAGCCCCATGGTGCCGGCTTTTGGCTGTTTGGAGTCAgtgtgggggtcaggggatcTGCCCCAAAGCACAGGAATGTTTATAAAGGAGGTTAAAAAAACCTCTTCCTACACAGCCTCTCCTGATACCTGTTGTGGTTAGGCCTTTCCTCCAGGTCCTGAGGCTGTGTTTGTGGGAGGTCCGAGATGAAGGGAAATGGAGCCAGATATGGGTGGTTACAGCCTTCAGTTTTAGCCAGGGATCATCCTGGGTCGCCTTGTCACAGATGGGAGACGGTctgacagaagagaaagcaaaCAGGACGATCACAGCCTCAGGGTTTCCGGGCTTGGAGCACAGCCCACCTTCTCCCTCAGACAGGTATACAGGATGAGGGAGCCCCAACTCTGGCTGTGGATAGCTCTAGGTGTTTAGGCTACTGGCTGGGGTATGCTTTCAGCACACTGACTCTGCCTGAGGAAATCGGGGTTCTCTAAAGGAGTGCAGGCCCACAGAGGTGGCTGGGTCAGGTGGCTCTGGTTCCCAGCTGCCACCTGCACCCTGCTACACTGTCCCACTGACTCTCTTCATGCAACCAGACACCTTGGCCTGGTGAGGCTCACTCGATGCACACTCTGATAGGTGGGCTCAGAGCCATGGCAACAGGTGGCCACCTCCTCCCCGCCAGCCTGTTTGGCCTGCCCTGTTCTCCCTGCCAGCGAGCAGGAGCTGAGGCTACTAAAGGATAAGAGACCTAGATAGGAGAGGGGCCCCAGTGGTCAGAGAGGGTCTGGTGGATGATATCCACCAGATGAGCGGGTCGGGAAACTGCCAGGATGATCCCCCACATGTAGGCCCGGGCAGAGAGAGCTAGCTCACAGCCTCCCTGTGGAACATGCTACAGCTGGGGCCTCCCAGACTTCAGGGCTATGCATCTCTGGGTAGGACCCGCCAGGTAGGGCTTGCCAGGATTGAGGTGCTATGGCCTGTCTAAGGAGACGTAAGGGGAAGAGGCCTTAGAATATCTGCCCTCAGCCTGGCCTGGCTCAACCTTTCAGGGTCTCTAGGAGATGAGGGAAGGGTAGGAGTGGTGGCCTGGACAGAACATTGGGTTGTGTTCCGCGTGGCCCACCTAGATCTTACCGAAGAGGACTAGGCTATTTCTCGAGGCTGCTCTCTGGATTCCCTGGGGCTCTCTTTATAGGAAAAGTTCcttttgtctctccctctccccatcttggGTAGGGCCGGGGAGCTTGGACACCTGGGGAGGGGGAGATGCTGGGGGAAAGGTCTAAGGCTGTCTCAGTGGCGGGGAGTCTGCTTGGTTTGGGGGTAGGTGAGGAGAGTTAAGTTCTCTGGGTCCTTTGCCCTCGCCGTTGGTCTCCCAGGACCTCAGTGTCACCAGGACTACGACAGGATGACTGTCGCATTCCCTTCTAGCAGCCCCGTCGGCTTTCACACTGAGTCTGACCATTTGCCTTCTCATCTTCCTGTAGCCCGATCTGCTCAACTTCAAGAAAGGATGGATGTCAATCTTGGATGAGCCTGGAGAGGTAGGAGACTGGAGGGGAGGGACTGGCCGGGCTGATGCAGGGCTTCCGTGGAGAGGCTCTTGGGGTGGGTAAAGGGGTCCGATGGGAGGGCCAGTGAAAACCCTAATGGAGTTGAATTTCTGGTCGAGGGAGAGGCTTAGTGAATGCTTAGGAGGGACAGGTTGCTGGCTCTAGGCTTCCTCATGAGTCTTAACATGTGAGGCACAGGGTGGAGCCTCCCTGCCATGCACGCTCCAGATCCCATCTTTAGCTCTCGACAGGAGTATCTTGGCTCTCCTTCCTCATGACAATGCTTGACAGGAGTCTGAGGGTCTGGGGTGAAGGCTTCCCGAGTTGTACCTGAGTTGTACCAACTTCCAGACAGTACAGAGTAGGGCACAGGACACAGGCCAGACCTGTCGGTGGAACCACAGCCTCAGTCAGCAGATCTGTGACATGGGTATGATGGAGAACAGAGTCACTCACAGAGGTGACTGCGTGAGGAGCCGGAAGCTTCTAAGCTTAGTTCATCACCCCTCCGTCTTTCCAGTCTACTGTGACTGGCCTTGGAAATAGCTGAGGTGGTGCCGTTCACCAGCTCTGCTCTTTCAGCGGCCAGGCAAAGCCGGAGGCTGGGAGCTAAACTGGCTTTCCGCCTACTCTGCCTGCATGTGCCCATGGCTCGGATCTGCATCAGATCTGCATGCGGTCCGCATGCTGGGCAGGGCTCAGAGCCAAGGGGAATCGCATTGTGTTTCCTGCCCACGCGCTTTAATTCCCCGCAGCCTTCTGTCCCCGCTGCCTGCTTGCCATCCCTTAGTGGCTGCTGGCCAGGCTCACACAAGGCCTGGCGCCCTGCCAGTGACCCCTTTCTGGCCTCCCTACCCCAAGTCCCTGGAGGGCAGAGGGATTATGGGCACCACCCAGAACTGGCCATTACTCATGCTCTTTCACTGGGTTTTGGAATGTCCAAACTGGAAGGGCCTTGGGAGGGcagccagccccagcccctcATGTACAGATGGGAGTCGGAGCCACAAGAGTGAGCTCTCTTCCAGGCTGAGTGATACCCTGGGCAGCCCAGGCCTAGAACCTGGGGCCCTCAGAGCTTCATCCATCTTCTGTTACAATTAGGGACAGAGCTGACCTAGACAACCAAGAAACCATTATCCATAGAACCCTCCTCACTTCACAGAGACACTTGAGTTCCCAAGTGGTACCTTAGTCCACTCCAGGAGCAAGATTGTTTTAagagtgccaggcagtggtggcacacgcctttaatcccagcacttgggagacagaggcaggcggatttctgagttcaaggccagcctggtctacaaagtgagttccagaacagccagggctacacagagaaaccctgtctcgggcgGGGAGGAGGGAGCAGGTTGGGTGGGGGGAACGACAGATAACCTGTAGCCTGACCCAAAATCTAGACTTCTTGCCATTCCCAGTGTAGAGTCAGAACAGTGAAGGCTGGGGAGGTGGTGACCCTTGCTGAGAGACACATGGCAAGGCAACACTCACACTCTGGGCATTTGGTGCTTAAACCCTGTTTCTCAGGGGAGACCCCTGGGAAGAAGTAGAAAGCATCACCCTCAAATGCTAGAAACCGTATCATGTCCCTATGGGATAAAAATAGGAAATAGCCTAGGCAGGGTTGTGGTGTTGGGGGAGCCCCAAGAGGGCTGCACCAGGACACACTGATCCAGCAGTGGGCTGATGGCAACTAGGATCCCAGGAAAGTGGCCAGCAGTCGTCTGAGACACACATGAGATGCTCGGCTGCCTGTCCCTTTCCCATGTGGCTTCCCAGCCTAAAAGAGGTACTGCAGGGACTCACACTGCGGAATCACAAATGTGAGGGTTAACCAATGCACTCTCACACCGGAACATGTGTGTAACCAGCCCGCAGCACAGATGGGGGAGCAACACTCAGTTGCCTGCCCCAGGCCTCTTTCTAGTCCTTCTGTCTGAGAGGCCTTTGTCCTTGACCCTGTGTCAGGCCAGCACGCAGAGAAAGACTTGCAGAGGTCTGGCCCCACTTAGTCACTGCCCCTGTAGGCATTTAACTTCACAGAGCCTGTACCTTCCTTCATCGGCACTGGAGAAAGGCACGTGCTATGCTGAGCTCTGATATCTTGAGTGGTCCTGAATGAGCTTCAAATACTTCAGTTGATAGAATGGTTGCCTACCAGGCAAGACTCTGGCCTTGATGCCCAGCATCATATAAtacaggcatgatggtgcatgcctgtaattctagtgcCCAGGAGGTTGAAGGCTGGATGATCAGAAGAAGTTCAGGGTCAAGGCAGAAAGACAGCCGCTAAAGCGCTTGCCGTGGCGAGCTTGGTGGCCTGAGTTGATTCCAGGAATCTAAGAAGGGTAAAGGTGAAGGGAAGAGAACGGtctccacagagttgtcctctaaCACACACTCGAACATGCCATACATGTACCCACCCATATGCTTACATGCGCgcgggcacacatacacacacacacacacacacacactaccacacaATACCCATCCACACACTCTGACCCACACGTGCACTGCCGCACACGTACCCACCCACAACCTGATCATCCTGGCTCTATTACAAGttgaaagccagcctgagctacatgcaACCCTGTATCAAAGAACAGTCAGCCAGCCAGAGAAAAGCTGCGCACTGGGGCCACAGAAGGCCTGGTTACCGAGGAGGGAACAATCCATTTCCCAGCCTCCGTCTGCTTGGCTTCAGATCTGATCTGCCCTTCACATCCTTAGCTATAAGAACGGGCAAAGGGTGGACAAGCACACACAGGCTCCTTCCTTCCCTAAACCTTTCCCTCActgtctcctcttccacagtGGAAAAAGCATTGGTTTGTGCTGACGGATTCAAGCCTCAAATATTACAGAGACTCCACGGCTGAGGAGGTAAGGTGCCTGGGTGGGCAGGCCCGGGGAAGGGCGGGGAGCCGTGGCTGTGGCTGGGGTTCGTGGAGTGGGGACCCACGGTGGATCTTGTTGCTCCAGGCAGATGAGCTGGACGGTGAGATCGACCTGCGGTCCTGTACTGACGTCACAGAGTATGCGGTCCAGCGCAACTATGGCTTCCAGATCCACGTGAGACTGCGGGTAGACCCGGGAGGCAGGGGGTGTAACTCGAGGCCCTGGGCAGGTGGCGGCCTGACTCACTCACTCATTTAGTCTCAGACTGCCCTCTGCCAGTCAGCAGTTCTGATGCCCATACTTAACATACCTAGAGAGTCCTGGAGTGAGGCACTTTCCACGCCCACTCGACCCTATACCCCttcctgggagggggagggaacacAGGGCTGGCCGTGTGGCGAGCTACACATAGGATGTCCCTGCAGACCAAGGACGCCGTTTATACCCTGTCGGCCATGACCTCGGGCATCCGGCGGAACTGGATTGAGGCTCTCAGGAAAACTGTGCGGCCAACTTCAGCCCCAGATGTCACCAAGTATGTGTCGGGCTGGGCTGGGACCCTCGTGGGGGGGATGAGGATGTTGTGTCCCTGAGTGGGGTTCTGTGCACTCGCCTGAGGGCCTGGTGGCTGTACCTTCTGGGGCTCAGTTAATCTAGTGACACATTGCAGAAAGAGCAGCACGTGTCCTTGGCCATCCAGAGATGAGAGCTGAGGGTTTGACCCGCTGTCTCATTCCGTCCTCCTACATTCTAAGAGCTGGAAGGGGTCCTGGGGATGTAGAGAGGAGGCTTGAGAGCTCTTCTGTCTGCTAGCTCGGCACCGACCCCGGCCCCGGTCCCGGCCCCGGCCCACGGCTGCCTCTAGCTGCCTCAGTTAAAGGGATAAGTCCCCAAACCTGACTAGACCCTGATCACGCAGCCGGAGGCTGGTGGCTTTTCCATTGTCTCAGATTCCTCACTTGTTGTGTTCGCCATTGTGTCTGCACCCACGAAGGCATGTGTCCAGGGCCCTTGGTGAATTCTGCAGACCTGCACTGTCAGGCTGCTGCCCAGTTGCAGACTAAAGCGCTCTGCAAGAATGACCCAGAGGTGTGCAGTGCAGGTCTCATGTACAGCCCAGCAGCTTGATCATCAGGTCAGAGGGCACAGCTGAACTGCAGAGAAGGCCCTTTAGAGGGAGTTGCTTCTACCCACCCCCTAGAAAGCAGTCCTGTAATCACATTGCTTCAGGGAATGCTGGGAAATATAGTTTGGAGCTGAATGACAGTGAACACAGCTGAGCTGCCGCTGTCACTCAACATCTCAACAACTACTCGCTGTCCACTCAGGTTACAGTGTGTCTCCTCGTCAGCAGTGCCTACCCTGTGCCCTAAACCCAGGGTCTGGCCTTACGCATTTTTAAGGTttcttttggggtgtgtgtgtgtgtgtgtgtgtgtctacctgcctgggtgtatctgtatgtgttacctgtgtatatgtctgtgcaccatgtgcatgcagtacccatgaaggtcagaagagggcgtcagatccccctagttgtgaactgccatgccaGTGCTGGGTAccaaacccagatcttctgcaagagtagccagtgctcttaactgctgagccatcacttcagcgcTTCGTGCATTTGTTGTTGCTACTGTTGTTCTACGGCtttcataacacacacaccagcatttgCAAAGGCTCTCCCATTTGCTTTGCACGCTGAGCCCCCGCATCCATGCCTCATGAGGCATTGCGGTCCCTTGTTCCTCATACAGTAACTGGGACTGCAAGAGGGAATCCGCTGGCACATGATCTTGCTAGGGTCTTCCCGGAGTCTGATAATGAGGAGGTATGAGTTCTCAACCTCTAGGCTGGACTGCTTGCTCGCTGGAGTCCATGTCCAGCCGCTGGCTTATGAGTAAACCCCTCTGCAAGTGCTTCTATGAGACTGAATAGACAAAATTACCCCCACTGACGAGGTTCTGCTGATGTCCTAGGCTCTCCGactgcaataaagaaaacacgcTGCATGGCTATGGCACCCAGAAGAGCTCCCTGAAGATAGGGGAGCAGCGGACAGGCTCTGAGGTTATCGGCCGGGGTGGTCCTCGCAAGGCGGATGGACCACGGCCGTCACTGGACTACGTGGAGCTCTCTCCATTAGCGCCAAGCTCCCCACAGCGCATGCGCACTCTCTCCCGCTCCACTCCCGAGCGCCCCACcaagcaggaggatctggagCGGGACTTGGCCCAACGCTCTGAGGAAAGACGCAAGTGGTTCGAGTCCACGGACGGCAGGACCCCAGAGACGCCCAGTGGCGATGGGTCTCGAAGGGGCCTGGGTGCCCCCCTGACTGATGACCAGCAGAGCAGGCTCAGTGAGGAGATTGAGAAGAAGTGGCAGGAGTTGGAAAAGCTGCCCCTGCGGGAGAACAAGCGAGTGCCACTCACCGCCCTGCTCAACCAAGCCCACAACGATCGTCGGGGACCTACAAGTGACAGCCATGAGGCCCTGGAGAAGGAGGTAGggttctctccccatctcctgtcTGTATCAGTGGGCAAGGCCTGACATTGATCCTACAGCCCCTTATTTGACCTGCCAACTGGCACCTCAGGCTTCCTCACAGGGACTGAAGCTTTGCACTGCCTCTGTTTTGTATGGCTTTGTTCTGCCCTTAACCACAGGCAAGAGACATGAGGAACGGTGAAGAACAGACCCATTGGCTGTGGTACTGTGACATCCTGAGCCGTGTTAGGTGCCTCTTTGCCCTCCTTGTCATCTGATCTGCTGGGTCCCACTACAGTTTTTACCAGTGGGAAGTGAGGCGCAGGGATGTCGCCCCGTTCCCTCACAGGATGATATAGATACAGTGACGACAGTGTACTCTTCTCAAGTTTGTCTTTTCTCTGGGCCAAAGCTCACCCAGGTCATTGACCTAACTAACCATCCTGAATCGAGACACAAAGTTCCTTGTCGGTCCCTCTCAGGACTGCTGCCCTTCTCCAAACCAGAGCTGTTACTACACAACCTGGGGAAGCTGGGCTTGTGGCGTATGGAGCTGTGGgctcctccccccagcccccttcCCCATTTCAGGACACCCAGTGATCTGGGCTTCCTGTGTCCTAGGTCCAGTCTCTCCGTGCCCAGCTGGAGGCTTGGCGTCTCCGAGGGGAAGCTCCTCAGAATGCACCGAGACTCCAGGAGGACAGCCATATCCCCCCAGGCTACATCTCGCAGGTAAGGCTGAAGAACTGCTCTGTGGGCGGGGAACAAGCTCCTGGTTGCTGTGTTGTCAAAGAGCACCCATGTTTGGGGAGCCCTCTCTGTGTGTGACTCATTGCCAGGCATTTGCTACACATCATGTTGTCTAATCTCCCCACAGCTGGTGGGCATGATCACTgtgcccattttacagacaagGCCACTGAGCTCTGAGAGGGTATGTGACCCGCCCGAGGTTCCCCAGCCTGCAGGTGTCAGAGGTGGGATTTGAGAATGGGTCCAACTGACTGCAGAGCCTGTGTGTGAGTCCCCGTGTGACTAGTCTGCACTTGGACCTCTTCCTTGCATCCCTGTGGGGAAGTGGAGGACCCAGTGGTCCTGGGAGTCCCTCTCCTAATCCAGGGAGAGGCTTTCCCTGCCTCTCAAGGAGGTCCTCGGGACTTGGGGGCCTCCAGTTTGCCCTCAGGAGTTTGCTTAAGACAGCAATTCTCC encodes the following:
- the Triobp gene encoding TRIO and F-actin-binding protein isoform X7 translates to MGGWKGPGQLRGREGLELRRPAAERGGGLGAPRSPARVSRAASPGAAMTPDLLNFKKGWMSILDEPGEWKKHWFVLTDSSLKYYRDSTAEEADELDGEIDLRSCTDVTEYAVQRNYGFQIHTKDAVYTLSAMTSGIRRNWIEALRKTVRPTSAPDVTKLSDCNKENTLHGYGTQKSSLKIGEQRTGSEVIGRGGPRKADGPRPSLDYVELSPLAPSSPQRMRTLSRSTPERPTKQEDLERDLAQRSEERRKWFESTDGRTPETPSGDGSRRGLGAPLTDDQQSRLSEEIEKKWQELEKLPLRENKRVPLTALLNQAHNDRRGPTSDSHEALEKEVQSLRAQLEAWRLRGEAPQNAPRLQEDSHIPPGYISQLVGMITVPILQTRPLSSERVCDPPEVPQPAGVRGGI
- the Triobp gene encoding TRIO and F-actin-binding protein isoform 1 (isoform 1 is encoded by transcript variant 1), with the protein product MGGWKGPGQLRGREGLELRRPAAERGGGLGAPRSPARVSRAASPGAAMTPDLLNFKKGWMSILDEPGEWKKHWFVLTDSSLKYYRDSTAEEADELDGEIDLRSCTDVTEYAVQRNYGFQIHTKDAVYTLSAMTSGIRRNWIEALRKTVRPTSAPDVTKLSDCNKENTLHGYGTQKSSLKIGEQRTGSEVIGRGGPRKADGPRPSLDYVELSPLAPSSPQRMRTLSRSTPERPTKQEDLERDLAQRSEERRKWFESTDGRTPETPSGDGSRRGLGAPLTDDQQSRLSEEIEKKWQELEKLPLRENKRVPLTALLNQAHNDRRGPTSDSHEALEKEVQSLRAQLEAWRLRGEAPQNAPRLQEDSHIPPGYISQEACERSLAEMESSHQQVMEQLQRHHERELQRLQQEKEWLLAEETAATASAIEAMKKAYQEELSRELSKTRSLQQGPESLRKQHQLDMEALKQELQVLSERYSQKCLEIGALTRQAEEREHTLRRCQQEGQELLRHNQELHSHLSEEIDRLRSFIASQGTGNSCGRSNERSSCELEVLLRVKENELQYLKKEVQCLRDELQVIQKDKRFTGKYQDVYVELNHIKTRSEREIEQLKEHLRLAMAALQEKEAVRNSLAE